A region of Massilia sp. WG5 DNA encodes the following proteins:
- a CDS encoding DNA translocase FtsK, with product MSKNSQSTTSTYTRKPAPPRQPMPNRLVRLLSEARWLATAVALLYFVLILLSYNKADPGWSHENAVAHVANLGGRAGAWLADLLLFIFGFSAWWLCVCFGRAVWKGYRRLHNRFVIQGAEPEPEHQGEAVIRWVGFALMFAGSVGLEYLRMWSLKVELPRKPGGVLGQLIGHAADGAFGFTGATLLLLLLFGLGFSWYFQVSWLAVAERIGESVEASFDWFRLRIEDREDRRHGEAAASRRDEVVVNERAKYVEKHAPAPKAAPQPQLQPQPDADDPAPAPGFLAKVMSKVGKGKADKAEPQADTRLEPRAEPVLDGQPGAQLEDVDEDGVVTPRMPAPAPAPREPAFAPPPSPASSASAAASAPAPIKIEPQVVSVPRSERAEKERQNKLFDGMPGDSLLPPLGLLDDAPPAQESVAIETLEFTSRLIEKKLSDFGVEAKVVAAYPGPVVTRYEIEPATGVKGSQIVNLARDLARSLSLTSIRVVETIPGKNYMALELPNPKRQIVRLTEIVGSKVYGDSPSSLTVALGKDIAGKPVVADLAKMPHLLVAGTTGSGKSVGINATILSLLYKSDPDDVRLILIDPKMLEMSVYEGIPHLLAPVVTDMRQAGHALNWAVNEMERRYKLMSKLGVRNLAGYNAKILEAAKREEHIPNPFSIVPDNPEPLEKLPTIVIIIDELADLMMVVGKKVEELIARIAQKARAAGIHLILATQRPSVDVITGLIKANIPTRIAFQVSSKIDSRTILDQMGAETLLGMGDMLYMPPGTGLPVRVHGAFVSDDEVHRVVKHLQSTGEPNYIEGILEGGVLEEGGGAEGAAAGEGGGESDALYDQAVQVVLKNRKASISLVQRHLRIGYNRAARLIEQMEQSGLVSPMQSNGNRDILVPATSAE from the coding sequence ATGAGCAAGAATAGTCAATCGACAACTTCGACCTATACCCGCAAGCCTGCGCCGCCCCGGCAGCCGATGCCAAACCGGCTGGTGCGCTTGCTGTCGGAAGCGCGCTGGCTGGCGACCGCCGTGGCGCTGCTGTATTTCGTGCTCATCCTGCTCAGCTATAACAAGGCCGATCCGGGCTGGTCGCACGAGAACGCCGTCGCCCACGTCGCCAACCTGGGCGGCCGCGCCGGCGCCTGGCTGGCCGACCTGCTGCTGTTCATCTTCGGCTTTTCCGCCTGGTGGCTGTGCGTCTGCTTCGGCCGCGCCGTGTGGAAGGGCTACCGGCGCCTGCACAACCGCTTCGTGATCCAGGGCGCCGAGCCCGAACCCGAACACCAGGGCGAGGCCGTGATCCGCTGGGTCGGCTTCGCGCTGATGTTCGCGGGCAGCGTCGGCCTCGAATACCTGCGCATGTGGTCGCTGAAGGTGGAGCTGCCGCGCAAGCCCGGCGGCGTACTCGGCCAGCTGATCGGCCATGCCGCCGACGGCGCCTTCGGCTTCACCGGCGCGACCCTGTTGCTGCTGCTCCTGTTCGGACTGGGCTTTTCCTGGTACTTCCAGGTGTCCTGGCTGGCGGTGGCCGAGCGCATCGGCGAATCGGTCGAGGCGAGCTTCGACTGGTTCCGCCTGCGCATCGAGGACCGCGAAGACCGCCGCCACGGCGAAGCGGCCGCCAGCCGCCGCGACGAGGTGGTGGTGAACGAGCGCGCCAAGTACGTCGAGAAGCACGCCCCGGCCCCGAAGGCCGCGCCGCAGCCGCAGTTGCAGCCGCAGCCGGACGCGGACGATCCCGCCCCGGCGCCGGGCTTCCTGGCCAAGGTCATGTCGAAGGTCGGCAAGGGCAAGGCCGACAAGGCCGAGCCGCAGGCGGACACCAGGCTGGAGCCGCGCGCCGAGCCGGTGCTGGACGGGCAGCCGGGCGCGCAGCTGGAGGACGTGGACGAAGACGGCGTGGTGACGCCACGCATGCCGGCGCCTGCGCCTGCGCCGCGCGAGCCTGCGTTCGCGCCGCCGCCGTCGCCGGCATCGTCCGCCTCGGCTGCCGCATCCGCGCCGGCGCCGATCAAGATCGAGCCCCAGGTGGTCAGCGTGCCGCGCTCCGAGCGCGCGGAGAAGGAAAGGCAGAACAAACTGTTCGACGGCATGCCGGGCGACTCGCTGCTCCCGCCGCTTGGGTTGCTGGACGACGCGCCGCCGGCCCAGGAATCGGTCGCCATCGAGACCCTGGAGTTCACCAGCCGCCTGATCGAGAAAAAGCTGTCCGACTTCGGCGTCGAAGCCAAGGTGGTCGCCGCCTATCCGGGCCCGGTCGTGACCCGCTACGAGATCGAGCCGGCCACCGGCGTGAAGGGCAGCCAGATCGTCAACCTGGCGCGCGACCTGGCGCGTTCGCTGTCGCTGACCTCGATCCGCGTGGTCGAGACCATCCCCGGCAAGAACTACATGGCGCTGGAGCTGCCGAACCCGAAACGCCAGATCGTGCGCCTGACGGAAATCGTCGGTTCGAAGGTGTACGGCGACAGCCCGTCCAGCCTGACCGTCGCGCTGGGCAAGGACATCGCCGGCAAGCCGGTGGTCGCCGACCTCGCCAAGATGCCGCACCTGCTGGTGGCGGGCACCACCGGTTCGGGTAAATCGGTGGGCATCAACGCCACCATCCTGTCGCTGCTCTATAAATCCGACCCGGACGACGTGCGCCTGATCCTGATCGACCCGAAGATGCTGGAGATGTCGGTGTACGAAGGCATCCCGCACCTGCTGGCGCCGGTCGTGACCGACATGCGCCAGGCAGGGCACGCGCTGAACTGGGCGGTGAACGAGATGGAGCGCCGCTACAAGCTGATGTCGAAGCTGGGCGTGCGTAACCTGGCCGGCTACAACGCCAAGATCCTGGAAGCGGCCAAGCGCGAAGAGCACATCCCGAACCCGTTCTCGATCGTGCCGGACAATCCCGAGCCGCTGGAAAAGCTGCCGACCATCGTCATCATCATCGACGAGCTGGCCGACCTGATGATGGTGGTCGGCAAGAAGGTCGAGGAGCTGATCGCCCGTATCGCGCAGAAGGCGCGCGCGGCCGGCATCCACTTGATCCTTGCTACCCAGCGGCCGTCGGTGGACGTGATCACGGGCCTGATCAAGGCCAACATCCCGACCCGCATCGCGTTCCAGGTGAGCTCGAAGATCGACTCGCGCACCATTCTCGACCAGATGGGCGCGGAAACGCTGCTGGGCATGGGCGACATGCTGTACATGCCGCCGGGTACCGGCCTGCCGGTGCGCGTGCACGGCGCCTTCGTCTCGGACGACGAAGTGCATCGAGTTGTAAAACATCTGCAATCGACGGGCGAACCGAATTACATTGAGGGCATTCTCGAAGGCGGCGTGCTGGAAGAGGGCGGCGGCGCCGAGGGCGCAGCGGCCGGCGAGGGCGGCGGCGAATCCGACGCCCTGTACGACCAGGCCGTGCAGGTCGTGCTGAAGAACCGCAAGGCCTCGATCTCGCTGGTGCAGCGTCACCTGCGCATCGGCTACAACCGCGCTGCCCGACTGATCGAACAGATGGAGCAGAGCGGGCTGGTGTCGCCGATGCAGTCGAACGGCAACCGCGACATCCTGGTGCCCGCGACCAGCGCCGAATAA
- the lolA gene encoding outer membrane lipoprotein chaperone LolA codes for MNIKLKLALNTLLAAGALALAGSASANALDQFKSFVSGTKAARGEFTQTQVRKSTTGKTPPAASGTFVFARPGKFIWTYQKPYEQVLQADGDTLYVYDKDLNQVTTRKLGNALGSSPAAILFGSNDLEKNFTLADAGTRDGLEWLTATPKAKDTTFEHIGIGLKDGVPQAMELKDSFGQTSVLKFTNFQRNPQLGAQQFKFDVPKGADVVNQ; via the coding sequence ATGAACATCAAGCTGAAACTCGCCCTGAACACACTGCTGGCGGCCGGCGCCCTGGCCCTGGCCGGCTCGGCCTCCGCCAATGCCCTCGACCAGTTCAAGTCCTTCGTCTCCGGTACCAAGGCCGCGCGCGGCGAGTTCACCCAGACCCAGGTGCGCAAGTCGACCACCGGCAAGACCCCGCCGGCGGCGTCCGGCACCTTCGTGTTCGCCCGCCCCGGCAAGTTCATCTGGACCTACCAGAAGCCCTACGAGCAGGTGCTGCAGGCCGATGGCGACACCCTCTACGTCTACGACAAGGACCTGAACCAGGTCACCACCCGCAAGCTGGGCAATGCGCTGGGCAGCTCGCCGGCCGCGATCCTGTTCGGCAGCAACGACCTCGAAAAGAACTTCACCCTGGCGGACGCCGGCACGCGCGACGGCCTGGAATGGCTGACCGCGACCCCGAAGGCCAAGGACACGACCTTCGAACACATCGGCATCGGCCTGAAGGACGGCGTGCCGCAGGCGATGGAGCTGAAGGATTCCTTCGGCCAGACCTCGGTGCTGAAGTTCACCAACTTCCAGCGCAACCCGCAGCTGGGCGCCCAGCAGTTCAAGTTCGACGTCCCGAAAGGGGCGGACGTGGTCAACCAGTAA
- a CDS encoding energy transducer TonB encodes MLPTLLTAALAALPALPAAAQAPLPLASCAGPAYPREALRYELQGITSLRFHLAPDGRVIGVQVARSSGWAMLDDAAIHTIQACKFTPAQAARAGGAALPVQYVWDLSGGAVLRPHLVPGSCAAHGRFAAFQPYENAPSGPDGIKVRLLVDAAGKPHGVKPEAAGLAPAMAAALVKYVESCRFGFDPGLKGERTDTAYGRVLLR; translated from the coding sequence GTGTTGCCGACACTGCTGACGGCGGCGCTGGCCGCCTTGCCCGCACTGCCGGCCGCCGCCCAGGCGCCGCTGCCGCTCGCCTCCTGCGCCGGGCCGGCGTATCCGCGCGAGGCGCTGCGCTACGAGCTCCAGGGCATCACGTCTCTGCGCTTCCATCTCGCCCCGGACGGCCGCGTCATCGGCGTGCAGGTCGCCAGGTCGAGCGGCTGGGCGATGCTCGACGATGCCGCCATCCACACCATCCAGGCCTGCAAGTTCACGCCGGCGCAGGCCGCGCGCGCCGGAGGCGCTGCGCTGCCCGTGCAATACGTCTGGGACCTGAGCGGCGGCGCCGTCCTGCGCCCGCACCTGGTGCCCGGCAGTTGCGCCGCGCACGGCCGCTTCGCCGCCTTCCAGCCCTACGAAAACGCGCCCAGCGGACCCGATGGAATCAAGGTGCGCCTGCTGGTCGACGCCGCCGGCAAGCCGCATGGCGTGAAGCCGGAAGCGGCGGGCCTGGCGCCTGCGATGGCCGCCGCGCTGGTGAAGTACGTGGAAAGCTGCCGCTTCGGCTTCGACCCGGGGCTGAAGGGCGAGCGCACCGACACCGCCTACGGCCGCGTGCTGCTCAGGTAA